The Sulfuricurvum sp. IAE1 DNA window TCCAATTGCGAAGGCAAAACGTTGGACGCAGAGTTCTGACGCGCCCCGCATCAAAAAATTTAATCCAAACAGAAAGGACTAACGATGGCAGTACCTAAAAGAAGAGTGAGTCACACTCGCGCCGCGAAACGCAGAACTCACTACAAAATCACTCTTGCACGTCCGGTCAAAGACAAAGACGGCACCTACAAATTGCCTCACTATGTCAACCCGACAACCGGTGAGTACAAATAATCGATGATTAGAATTGCAATTGATGCAATGGGAGGGGACTTCGGTCCCGAACCGATTGTCAAAGGGACCCTTGAAGCGCTCAAGGAGAAAAAGTTTGAACCCATTCTGGTTGGGAAAAAAGATGAGATTTTATCTTTATTACCCAAGGGCTATAAAGATAAAATTTTAATCGTCGAAGCGGACGATGTCATCGACATGAGCGATGCGGCCACCGATGCGCTGAAACGAAAAGAGAGCTCGATCTACAAAGCGATCGAACTGGTACGCGAGGGGAAAGCCGACGGCGTTGTGAGCGCCGGTCACAGCGGTGCGACGATGTCGCTGGCGACCCTGCGTCTGGGGCGTCTCAAACACGTACTGCGCCCTGCACTGGTCACGCTCATGCCGACGAAAAACGGCCAGCGCAGTGTCATGCTTGATGTCGGAGCAAACGTCGACTGCAAGGCCGAACACCTTTTCCAGTTCGGTATCATGGGCTATTACTACGCACAGGACATGCTGGGACTCGCCCATCCGCGCGTCGGCCTTCTCGCCAACGGCGAAGAGAGTTCCAAAGGGAACGAAGTGACCAAAGAGACCTTCGGGATGCTTCAAAACGAAAAAGGGTTCATCGGCAACGTCGAAGGGAACAACATTTTCGACGGTTCCTGCGACGTCATCGTCTGCGACGGCTTTATCGGGAATCTCGTCCTCAAAGCTTCCGAAGGGGTTGCCTCTACGATCAGCTTTTTTATCAAAGAGTACATCCGCAAATCGCCGGTAGCGATCACGGGTGCGCTTTTGATGCGTAAAGTGTTCAAGCTCCTTAAAAAAGAGATCGACTACGCCGAAATCGGCGGAGCCCCGCTGATCGGTATCAAAGGGTGCGCCATCGTCAGCCACGGCAAAAGCAATCCCAAAGCGATCAAAAACGCAATATTTCAGGCGATCCGTTACGTAAACACCGGCGTCAACGAACATATCGAAAAACGGCTCGAAGAGCTTAAAAGCTGACTTCGATTCCTCTCAAAGGTTAACCCATGTACGCAGCATTTCGATCGATCGGAGCATACGTCCCCTCCAAAGTCCTGACCAACAGCGATCTGGAGACGATGGTCGATACCACCGACGAGTGGATTACCAAACGGACCGGGATCAAGGAACGTCACATCGCCGCCGAAGGCGAAACGACCAGCGACATGGGCGTCAAAGCGGCCGAGCTGGCCATCGAGCGTGCCGGCATCGATAAAAGCACCATCGACATGGTTGTGTGCGCCACGATCTCTCCCGATTATTTCTGTATGCCCTCGACCGCTACCCTGATCACTTCGAAACTGGGACTTGCGAAAGTCACCGCGTTCGATATTTCCGCTGCCTGCACCGGATTTGTCTACGCCCTTTCCGTCGCCAAAGCATTCATTGAATCGGGTATGAAGAAAAACGTCCTTATCGTCGGTGCGGAGCGCCTGAGCGCCATCACCGACTATACCGACCGGGGGACCTGTATCCTGTTCGGCGACGGTGCGGGAGCCGCCATAATCAGTGCAACGGACAACAAGGAAGAAGCGATTATCGACATCCATACCGGCGCGGATGGCGATTATGCCGATCTTCTGATGACTCCCAACGGCGGGAGCGGATCGGCGCACGACGAACTTGACCGCGAAGCGGCAGGATGCTTCATGAAAATGAAAGGGAACGAAACCTTTAAAGTCGCCGTCCGCACCCTCACCAGCGACGTTGTTGAGATCCTCAGGCAAAACGGTATCGAATCGTCCTCCATCAAACATTTCGTTCCCCATCAGGCCAACTACCGTATCATCAAAGCCGTCGGTGATGCGCTGGAACTCTCCGACGATCAGGTCGTCCTCACCGTTGCCAAATACGGCAATACCTCAGGCGCATCGATCCCGATGGCTATCAACGACATCTACGAGTCCGGTCGTCTTCAAAACGGCGAACTGATGCTCCTCGATGCCTTCGGCGGCGGTCTGACATGGGGAAGCGCCCTCGTCCCGTTTGCCGGAAAGGGCAAATAAGAACCCTTTTGCTACAATAGGCGACTTCATTTCAAGGTCGCCGATGCTCTACTCCGATTCACTCATTTCCATCGAACTTCACGAAAGTTCCGTCCCCTGGCTCAAGATTTTCACCCAAACGCCGCGTAAAGAGTTTTCCGAATGTACCGCCGAGGAAAAAAAAGCGATATGGGACGCCCTTGACCGCATCGAAAAAGCGATGCTGGCCTATTTCACCCCCGACAAAATCAACATCGCGTCGTTCGGAAACATGCTTCCGCGCGTTCATTGGCACATCATGGCCCGATTTCGGAACGACGATTATTTTCCCGAACCGATGTGGGGAGTGAAACAAAGAGAGGGATTTGTGCTTCCGGCCCCGATGGAGCCGTTTTTGGAGCGTCTGAAAGAGGAGTTCTCCGGCCGTAGGGCCGCTGATTAATATTTAGGCTTGTTTGAACGGTTGGCGCCGCCGAAGCTGCGTGAACGTTCGCTGCGATCGCCGCCTCTGTCGCCGCCGCGATCACCGCGGTCGCCACGATCACGGTCACCGCGGTATCCGCCGGTGCGATGATTGTTACGGTTGCGGTTAAATCCGCCGCCGCGACGGTTTCCGCCGCGATCGCCGCCGCGACGCTCAAGGTTGTGAAGAATTTTCTCCAAGCGCTCCGCCGCAATACCGATCTGATTCGGGCCGTGCACTTTGTTTTGTTCCATGAGGACCGAAATCAGCTTGTACGCGATCTGCTCCATATCATAATCTTCTTTGAGCTTATCGAGCACTTTGTGCGCTTCGTCGTAAATATGCTGTTTCTCGATTTCGGAGAGAAGACGGCTGACCTGGGCTTCTTTGACGTCGTGTTTGCTCGGAATGTAGGCGTGTTCCATCGTTGTACCGACTTTGGCCCGGATACGCTGGAGCTCTTTAAACTCAAGCGGGGTTACCAGAGTGATGGCTACCCCTTTTTTACCCGCGCGTCCCGTCCGGCCGATACGGTGAACGTAACTTTCAGGGTCGAAGGGAATATGGTAGTTGAAAACGTGGGTAACGCCGTCGATGTGCAGACCCCGCGCCGCCACGTCGGTTGCGATCAGGACGTCAACCGCATCGGTTTTGAGCCCTTTGATGACGCTTTCACGCTGGCGCTGCTCCATATCGCCGTGAAGCCCCTTGGCCGAATACCCGACTGCGGAGAGGACATTGCTGAGGCGGTCAACCTCTTTTTTAGTGCGGCAGAATACAACCGTTTTTTGCGCGTCTTCGGCATCCATCAAACGGATAATCGCATCGTCGCGCTCAGATTCTTCGATGACGTAATACTGCTGCGTAATGTCGGTATTGGTCGTCTCCTCTTTGGTAATTGAGGCAAAAAACGGGTTCACCAGGATACGCTCGGCCAGCTGCTTGATCGGAGCCGGCATCGTCGCCGAAAAAAGAAGCGTCTGACGCTCGGTCGGCAAAAAGGTGAAAATTTCGTTGATATCGTCCAAAAAGCCCATATCGAGCATTTCGTCGGCTTCGTCGAGAATAACCGTCGAGGGGGCGAACCCTTTGAGCATGTCGCGGCTGAGCATGTCCAAAAGACGTCCCGGAGTCGCGATGATAACCTGCGCTCCGCGCTCGATCAGATCGATCTGGCGGTTGTACGAACTGCCGCCGTAGATGGTGACAGTGCGCACGCCCAGGTGACGTCCGAATTTGTAGATCTCGTCGCTGACCTGGTTGGCCAGTTCGCGCGTCGGGGTGATGATAAGGGTTTCAATCCCCCCTTTAAGATGCATTTTGTTGAGGGTAGGAAGGCCGAAAGCCGCCGTTTTCCCTGTACCGGTATGGGCTTGCCCGACAACGTCGCGCCCTTCCATGATGACCGGGATGACCATCGACTGGATGGGGCTTGGCTGGGTAAATCCCGCATATTTGATACTCTGCATGATTTCGGAACGGAGACCGAAATCGTCGAATGTCTGGACATTTTCCGTGTTGTTTACTGTGTTACTCATAATACTGCCTTTTGTTTACGCCATGCCCTCATACAGAAGAACCCTGTTTCCGCCTCGGCGAAAATATTTCTTCAAAAGCCCATGTTGCTACACTGTGCGGCTGCGGCGCTGTATTGCCCCTGCGGGGCGCTAAATTTTCAGAGATTCATCTCTACCATGGAAGGTACCTTGGAAAAACTTCACGCGGTGAAGGTTTGCAAAGGTACCCAAAAATTTGAGCGAATTGTACCTAATCAGAACATAAGTTCTCCTGACAAAGCGGTGTTAACAAAAGCTAAAGTTAACCTTTAGTTTCGAATCGTTTATAATTTGTCCGATTTTTTATAATCTTTTCGAACTATACTTCCAAAAAATCAGAACACTACGCAAGGAGAATTTTTTAATGTTTACCGTGAAAGTCGAAAAAGAGTGCGGCTGTTTCAAACGCAGCGGCATGGAGAACAGCAAAACATTTACCAACAAAGACGACGCGATGATCGAAGCCCGCGAATGGGCCGCCGAAATGAACGAAACGTTTTGCCAGAAACACAACTTTTCCGTTGTCGAAGAGGGCAACGATCTCATTATCAAAGTCGAAATGAACTAAAAGGCGGCTCCGCCTTTTAGAGCTTCAACACCTTTTTTTGAATCACCGCTTTTCGCGACCAGATCGGATCTTTAAGCCCCAGCATCTTTCGCACCTCCTCATTCACCAGCCGATACGAAACGCTTACCGCCACCTGATCCGCCCCCTTGAGTATGCCGAACGTAAAGCTTTTTGAACCGTATGCCGGAACGGAAACGTTTTCAAGCGTTTTGGCCGCAAGATGCGGCACGGTCGGCTTGCCCCGCTTGTTCAGGAACCGGGAGGTAAGCGAACGGGTTTGGGTTCCCATCCCCGTGCCTTTTCGGAAATACGCCACTTCGATCAGAATTTCCCGTGCGCCGAACCCTCCGGGAAGCGGATGGGGGTTGGGATTGTTCAATGTCACTTCCAGTCCGCCCGAAGCGCGTTTGAGACTCACCGCAAGTGCGTCTTTCCACATCGTTTCGGTATGGGCACCGATGAATCCGTGGGAACGGATCTGCCGTTTGTGCGGTTTGCCCTGCGCGTCGCGCAACGTTGCGGCCACCCCCTCTTTGCGCGGCCCCATATGGCAGTCGACGCAGAATTTGTCCCCTTTTTTATACTCCGACTCCATGTCGGTAAAACGATGTCCCTCTTCGGAAGTATCGTTCGCATGGCACACAAAACACAGACGATCGGGATTACGGTCCATGAAATCACGGTGCTCGACACGGTGGTAAGGGGATTTGGCATCCGAATACGGGCCGCTCATGGTCCCGCTTTTCATCCACCCTACACGGTGGACTCCCCGCTTGGTATCGGGGAGGGTGTCGTGGATTCGGTCGATGTTATGACAGACGACGCAGTTGATCCCCTCGGCGATCGTATCGCTCTGAGTCGCGCACGCGGCGTCAGTGTTACGATCCAGATTCAGCGATGCGAGCGCTTCGTATTCGGCATTGGTGGAAGTAACGGAAATGCGGGGGTTATGACACGCGGCGCATTCGATTTTGATCGAATTGAGCGATTTCCCGCTCTGTTTGCGGGCAACGTAGTCGATCGTTTTGCGGAAGTATTCGTCGTTGGCATAGTGGGACGCAGCATGCCAGGAACTTTCCCATTCCTTGACAATATGGCTGTGACAGGCTTTGCATTTGCCGGAATCTTTGTATTTCTCGCCCACGGCTACCGCCTGGGCACCTTGAAGAGTGAAGACCGCCACGGCTACGCAAAGCAACCAGCGCATATTATCCCCTTTTAACGGTGTTTATCGAGCCAGACCATCAATCCTTTCTGCGCATGGAGACGGTTTTCCGCCTCTTCGAAGATAAGACTCTGTTCCCCTTCCAAAACGCTTTCGCTCACCTCGACGCCGCGATAGGCGGGAAGACAATGGAGAAAAATCGCCCCTTTCTCCGCGAGCGCCATCAGTGCTTCGTCGACGATGTAGCCTTCGAATGCGCGGAGCCTCTGGGCTTTTTCTTCTTCCTGCCCCATCGAGATCCATGTATCCGTCGTCACGACGGTAGCCCCTTTGACCGCCTCTTTTGGATCGTTGCTGATCGAAATTTTCGCCCCGCTTTGTTTGGCAAACTCCATCGCATCGGCGATGATGGCCGGATCGCACTCGTACCCCTTGGGGGTTGCGACGCGGAGTTCGAACCCGAGTTTGGAAGCGAGCATCAGCCACGAGTGGGTCATGTTGTTGCCGTCACCGACGTAGGCGACGATCGGATTTTTGTCTTTTCCGCATTCCATCATCGTCATGTAATCGGCGAGGAGCTGTACCGGATGATAGCTGTCGCTGAGGCCGTTGATGACGGGAACTTTCGAATAGCGCGAAAACTCTTCGAGCTTGCTTTGCTCATAGGTACGGATCATCACCATGTCGCACATCGAAGAGATGACCCGGGCGGTATCTTTGACCGGTTCGCCGCGTCCGAGATGGATATCGCGGTTGGAAAGAAAGAGCGCATGACCGCCGAGCTGGTACATCCCGACTTCGAAACTGACGCGGGTGCGCGTGGAACTTTTTTCGAAGATCATGGCAAGCGTCTGATTGGCGAGGCGGGGGACGAAGTTTTTGGCTTTCACCTCTTTTTTAATCTCTACTCCCAGTTCGAGAATCTCGAGGATCTCTTCTTTAGTGTAGTCTTTCAGCGTTAAAAAATGTCTCACGTCTATCCTTCGATACAAAAAACAATCATATCATAAAAAAATTTCATTATTTTAATAACTGCGCCACTTCTTTAGCGTGGTAGCTGATGATGATATCCGCACCCGCGCGTTTGAAACCGACCATCGTCTCCATCATGACGCGGTTGTAATCGATGAGCCCCGCATTACCGGCGTGTTTGAGCATCGCATACTCGCCGCTGACGTTGTAGACCGCCAGCGGAAGCGAGGAAGCTTCGCGGATGTCGCGGATGACGTCGAGATACGCCAGGGCGGGCTTGACCATCAGGATATCGGCCCCCTGCGCTTCATCGGCGAGGCTTTCGCGGATCGCCTCACGGCGGTTGGCCGGATCCATCTGGTAGGTCGAGCGGTCCCCGAAGCTGGGGGTCGATTCGGCGACGTCACGGAAAGGGCCGTAATAGCCGCTGGCAAATTTGGTCGAATAGCTCATGATGGGGAGGTTGACGTATCCCCCCTCATCCAGGGCATCGCGCAATGTCGTGATGATACCGTCCATCATCCCCGAGGGGGCGATCATGTCCGCCCCGGCACGCGCATGGACGAGTGCCTGCTGGCCCGAAATCGAGAGGGTCGCGTCGTTGTCGACCGTCTCGTGTACGTGGTCGAGGATCCCGCAGTGCCCGTGGTCGGTATATTCGCAAAAACACAGGTCGGTGACGACGAACATCTTCGGATACGCTTTTTTGATTGCACGCACGGCGGTGGCAATGATGCCGTGATCACACAACGCGTCGCTTCCGACGGAGTCTTTGACCTCGGGGATACCGAAAAGGATGATCGAATAGATCCCCAGCGACTGCAGCAGCTCGCACTCTTTTAAAATCTCATCCAGCGACATCTGGTAAACGCCCGGCATCGACGCTACCTCGGTTTTAATCCCCTCCCCCGGACGGACGAACAGCGGATAGATGAAATCATCGACGCCCACATGGGTTTCGCGAACCAGTGAACGCAGGCGGGAATTGAGGCGTGTACGGCGAAAACGCTCCATTAAAATGCTCCAGTGTAAATCTAAGTGGGTAAGTGTATCGATACTTAGATTAAGAAAAGGAAATTATAATTGCCCCATGAGTATGCAACCGACATTTGAAAAATCATCGATCGCCAATCTGCCGAGTAAATACGGCCGCTTCAAAATCCGCGTTTACAAAGAGGGGATACAAGAACACCTCGCCATTTTCACCGAAGGATTCGAAAACGCCGAGGCCCCTTTGGTCCGCATCCACTCCGAATGCCTCACGGGCGATACGCTCGGAAGTATCAAATGCGATTGCAACAACCAGCTTCACATTGCCCTCAAAATGATCGCCGCAGAGGGGGGGCTGGTTATCTACCACCGCCAGGAAGGGCGCAACATCGGTCTGCTCAACAAGGTCAACGCCTACGCACTGCAAGACCAGGGGCGCAACACCATCGAGGCGAACGTGGAACTGGGGTTTGAGCCCGACCAGCGTACCTACGACGTCGTCCGCGAAATCTTTCACGATTTCGGTCTGACCAGAATCCGCCTGCTGACCAATAACCCCGCCAAGGTTTCCGTCGTCGAAAATCTCGACGTCGAGATCGTTCAACGGATCCCCGTCGTCATTGATCCCAATCCCCACAACGAGGGGTATCTGAAAGTGAAAAAAGAACAAATGGGGCATCTGTTTTGAGCCGTTTGCGTACCCTGATCGAACGGGCCGCCATTCCGGTCGAAGAATCCTTTTTCGAGAAAATCGAGCAGTACAAAGCGCTGCTGGCCAAATGGAACAAAATCCACAATCTCACGGGGGCCAAATCGGCCGATCAGATCGACGACTTCATCGTCGACGCATTGTTTCCGATCACCTTTCTTCCCCCGCTTAAAACTGCGATGGATATCGGAACAGGGGCCGGTTTTCCGGGAATGGTGCTCGCTATCGCCCTCCCCGCCACCCGGTTCACGCTCGTCGAACCGCTGAGCAAGCGGGCCAGTTTTCTGCAGTTCGTCAAAGCCGATCTGGGCCTCTCCAACGTCGAGGTCAAGGCGCTGCGGGCCGAACAGCTGCCGAGCGCTCCGTACGATCTGGTCACCTCGCGCGCCGTTACCGATACCAAAATGCTGATGAAGCTTTCCGAGCCGTTTTGCGTTCCGGGAACCCTTTTGCTCTTTTACAAAGGGGAAAGAGTGTATGATGAAGTCGATGAAACGCTTGATTACAAGGTCATCGAAGCGGAAAACCGCCACTACCTGCTGATAAAGAGATAAATATGCTCAAACTGTTGCTGCTCGTCGGTGTCATCGCCGCCGTTTATTTCATCTTTTTCAAAAAAAAGAGCCTGACCCCGCCTCCCGCAGACAAAATGCAGGATGAAGCGATGGTTCCGTGCGCCAAATGCGACACCTATGTCCAGGTCAAAGAGGCCTTTATGAAAGAGGGCAAATACTATTGCTCCCGAGAGTGTATGGAGGATTGACGATGGTACTCTTCGGTCACCCGCACGTCCCTTCGGAGCGTTTTTACCACATCGAATCGATTGAAGCGGTCCGGCATACCCCGGCCAATTCGGTCGTGGCACTCTTTTTTAGCCCCGCAAATCTTGATATTATCCGCTATCTCAAAGACAACGGCGTCCGTTTCGCCCTTTTCGTCGACAATCAAGGCGATGCCGTCATTGCCGAAAACCTTCGGGCTTCCTACCTCATCGTCAATCCCAAAGCAGGATCGGCCATCCAGAGCGTCGCCGAACATTACCTGTTCGACGCCAAAGTACTCGGCTACATCGATGATCCCCAAAGGCTCGAAGAACTGATCGACCTCCGCCTTGACGGAGCCATTTTCCCCGAAGCAATTATCAAGGTGACTACTTAGTCCACCGGCGTTCAAGACTCTTGTCGAGGCAGGCTAGGATTTCGTATCCGATAGTCCCCACCGAGCGGGCATAGCCGTTGGCGTTGTCAAACACCAGCAGCTCCTCGGCGTCGCTGGCGAATACCGCGTTGTCCATCGAAATGCGTCCCCGCAGCGCGATCCCCTGCGGCGTCGTATAGCGGTTCGAGGCCAGACGGTCAAGCCCGTTGGCGTATCCCAGATCGTACGTCGATACCACTTCATCCGTCGCGGCTTCATATATCCCGTTATAACCGATTCGTTCCCCTTTTTTGAGCACACGCGTCGCGATCCGTTTTCCCCACAGCGACAAAACCGGTTTGAGCGGCGGCGTTTCGAGTCCTTTGTCCATTTCCAGGCATCCGTAAAGGGCGATCCCTACCCGCGCCATATCATCGGTACATTCAGAACTTCGGAACGTCCCGGCCGAATTCGACAGATGAAACCGGAGGTTCCAGCCATGCGATGCCGCCAGAGAACGTGCGGTTTCTTTAAGCGAATCGAACGCTCTTCGCTGCCAGAACCACTCGCTGCTGAGCGTCTCCGCACTGCGCAGGTGGCTCATCATTCCGACGCATTCGAGTCCTCTGAGCGCCATTTTTTCGAACGCTTCGGCCAGATCGGAGGGTGAGACGCCGTTACGGTGCATCCCGGTATCGACTTTCAATTCGACCCGCGTCCCGGGGAGAAACCGCCCGATCTCCTCCAGCGAATTGACCGCGTAGCTGAATTTGGGATTCACGTACGTCGAGGTATCGGCAAGGATCAAGATACGATCGAAGAACGGTTCGATCTCCACCGCCTCGGCTTCTGTCCGCACCACCGCGTTTTTGACGCCGTACGCACCGGCAGCCTCGGCGATCATAACCGCACCGTGACCGTAGGCGTTGTCTTTGAGTACGACGGCGATTTTATCTTTGGTTCCAACTTGTTGTGCGATAATGTCAAGATTATGAATCAGTGCCTCGCGGCTGAGCGTAATGTATCCCATGATATCCCTGCGGGTGATAGATGGCGCAATTATAGATCAAGGTAGTTTAATGCGATATTTTCCGGCCGAATTCGAACCCCAGAGTTTTGTCCAGCTCATTTTTCCCCATCCCCAAAGCGACTGGGCTCCGTACCTCGAAGAGGCCCGTTCCACGTTCGTGAACATCGCCAACGCGGTTGCCCGCTATGAACCCTGCCTCATCGTCTGTGACGACGTGGAGGTTGTCAAAGGGTATTTTTCCGATCAGACCAACCTCATTTTCGTCCCCTACCAAAGCGACGATACCTGGGCGCGCGACTGTAGCGCCCTCACCGTCATCGACGAAGAGGAAGACGAACCGCTGCTCCTTGATTTCACCTTCACCGGATGGGGCGGAAAATTCGACGCGTCGCGCGACAATGCGATGAGCGCGGCCCTTGCTCTGGTTTACGGTGCGCGGATGGAGAAGATCGACCTGATCTTGGAAGGGGGCGGCGTCGAATCCAACGGCGCGGGATCGCTCCTGGTCACTTCCGAATGTCTCCTCAATCCCAATCGCAACGCCCACCTCTCCAAAACGCAGACCGAAGCGATCCTCAAAAAAGAGTTCGGCGTCGAGCAGATTTTATGGCTGAACCACGGCTACCTTGCGGGGGACGACACCGACAGTCACATCGACACCCTCGCCCGTTTCATCGATACCGACACCATTATGTATGTTAAATGCGACGATACGGAAGACGAACACTACGAAGCCCTCAAAAAAATGGAAGAGGAGCTGATGGAGCTGCGGGACATGGAAGGCGAGCCGTTCAACCTTATCGCCTTGCCGATGTGTTCACCCGCTTATTACGACGGCGAGCGGTTGCCGGCGACCTATGCGAATTTTCTGATTGTCAACGACGCGGTGTTGCTGCCGGTCTACAACGATCCGCACGATGCCGAGGCGATCGAAATCTGCCGCAAAGCGTTCAAAGGGCGCGACATCGTTCCCATCGACTGCTCCGTCCTGATCCGCCAGCACGGTTCGCTCCACTGCGTCACGATGCAGTTCCCCGAAGAAGTCTCTATCCGAATTTAATCTTCACATTGCGGTATAGCCGCTGATGAGATCCTCAGCGGACGGCTATCGCGGCTCTTCACTCTTGGAGTCTGAAACGTCGCCTTGCTTATTTGAAGAGGATACTGAAGCCTGTATAGAGGAAATACCCCGAAGCGGCGAAGAGTAAAACGGTAAAAAGAATACGTCTGTATGTCGGTTTCATGGCTGCAAGTATAGCGATTTAACACTAATGTAACACTTCTTTCCTACACTGTCTTCCTATCAACTTAAGGATTCAGAGTATGAAAAAATTGACCTTCCTTTCGGTAGCGGCCGTTGCTGCGCTGGCGACCGAACCCGTCACGATCCAGAAAATCACCGTCGAGGCTACCGCGCCCAAGGGCGATACGCAAAACATCAGCGCCGATGAAATCGTCAAGTTTTCGCGCCAGAGCGATCTGGGGGAAATGCTTTCGGGAGTGTTGCCCGAGATTACCCACGTCCGTACCAGCGCCATCGGGAACGATATCGTCCTGCGCGGTTTCAAACGCGATAACCTCAATGTCACGATCGATGACGCCAAAGTATGCGGCGCCTGTCCCAACCGGATGGACCCTCCGGCCATGCACGTCTCTAGCAGTCAAATCGCATCGGTCGAAGTGAAAGAAGGACCGTTCGACGTCACCCAGTTCGGCAGCCTCGGCGGAGCGATCAACGTCGTCACCAAAGACCCTTCCAAAGGGGTGCACGGAGAAGTTTCCGCAACACTTGGAAGCTATGATTACCGCAAAGTCGGCGCCACCCTTGAAGCGGGGAACGATGCGGTACAGGCCCTGGTCGGATACAGCCGCGAAACAAGCGGCCAGTACAAAGACGGCGACGGCAAAACGATGGCGGAGCAGGCCGACAGCGCCATAACCGCAGGACAGCGT harbors:
- a CDS encoding multiheme c-type cytochrome, whose amino-acid sequence is MRWLLCVAVAVFTLQGAQAVAVGEKYKDSGKCKACHSHIVKEWESSWHAASHYANDEYFRKTIDYVARKQSGKSLNSIKIECAACHNPRISVTSTNAEYEALASLNLDRNTDAACATQSDTIAEGINCVVCHNIDRIHDTLPDTKRGVHRVGWMKSGTMSGPYSDAKSPYHRVEHRDFMDRNPDRLCFVCHANDTSEEGHRFTDMESEYKKGDKFCVDCHMGPRKEGVAATLRDAQGKPHKRQIRSHGFIGAHTETMWKDALAVSLKRASGGLEVTLNNPNPHPLPGGFGAREILIEVAYFRKGTGMGTQTRSLTSRFLNKRGKPTVPHLAAKTLENVSVPAYGSKSFTFGILKGADQVAVSVSYRLVNEEVRKMLGLKDPIWSRKAVIQKKVLKL
- the hemB gene encoding porphobilinogen synthase, with product MERFRRTRLNSRLRSLVRETHVGVDDFIYPLFVRPGEGIKTEVASMPGVYQMSLDEILKECELLQSLGIYSIILFGIPEVKDSVGSDALCDHGIIATAVRAIKKAYPKMFVVTDLCFCEYTDHGHCGILDHVHETVDNDATLSISGQQALVHARAGADMIAPSGMMDGIITTLRDALDEGGYVNLPIMSYSTKFASGYYGPFRDVAESTPSFGDRSTYQMDPANRREAIRESLADEAQGADILMVKPALAYLDVIRDIREASSLPLAVYNVSGEYAMLKHAGNAGLIDYNRVMMETMVGFKRAGADIIISYHAKEVAQLLK
- a CDS encoding DEAD/DEAH box helicase; this translates as MSNTVNNTENVQTFDDFGLRSEIMQSIKYAGFTQPSPIQSMVIPVIMEGRDVVGQAHTGTGKTAAFGLPTLNKMHLKGGIETLIITPTRELANQVSDEIYKFGRHLGVRTVTIYGGSSYNRQIDLIERGAQVIIATPGRLLDMLSRDMLKGFAPSTVILDEADEMLDMGFLDDINEIFTFLPTERQTLLFSATMPAPIKQLAERILVNPFFASITKEETTNTDITQQYYVIEESERDDAIIRLMDAEDAQKTVVFCRTKKEVDRLSNVLSAVGYSAKGLHGDMEQRQRESVIKGLKTDAVDVLIATDVAARGLHIDGVTHVFNYHIPFDPESYVHRIGRTGRAGKKGVAITLVTPLEFKELQRIRAKVGTTMEHAYIPSKHDVKEAQVSRLLSEIEKQHIYDEAHKVLDKLKEDYDMEQIAYKLISVLMEQNKVHGPNQIGIAAERLEKILHNLERRGGDRGGNRRGGGFNRNRNNHRTGGYRGDRDRGDRGDRGGDRGGDRSERSRSFGGANRSNKPKY
- a CDS encoding HIT family protein, with the translated sequence MLYSDSLISIELHESSVPWLKIFTQTPRKEFSECTAEEKKAIWDALDRIEKAMLAYFTPDKINIASFGNMLPRVHWHIMARFRNDDYFPEPMWGVKQREGFVLPAPMEPFLERLKEEFSGRRAAD
- the argF gene encoding ornithine carbamoyltransferase, with amino-acid sequence MRHFLTLKDYTKEEILEILELGVEIKKEVKAKNFVPRLANQTLAMIFEKSSTRTRVSFEVGMYQLGGHALFLSNRDIHLGRGEPVKDTARVISSMCDMVMIRTYEQSKLEEFSRYSKVPVINGLSDSYHPVQLLADYMTMMECGKDKNPIVAYVGDGNNMTHSWLMLASKLGFELRVATPKGYECDPAIIADAMEFAKQSGAKISISNDPKEAVKGATVVTTDTWISMGQEEEKAQRLRAFEGYIVDEALMALAEKGAIFLHCLPAYRGVEVSESVLEGEQSLIFEEAENRLHAQKGLMVWLDKHR
- the plsX gene encoding phosphate acyltransferase PlsX; this translates as MIRIAIDAMGGDFGPEPIVKGTLEALKEKKFEPILVGKKDEILSLLPKGYKDKILIVEADDVIDMSDAATDALKRKESSIYKAIELVREGKADGVVSAGHSGATMSLATLRLGRLKHVLRPALVTLMPTKNGQRSVMLDVGANVDCKAEHLFQFGIMGYYYAQDMLGLAHPRVGLLANGEESSKGNEVTKETFGMLQNEKGFIGNVEGNNIFDGSCDVIVCDGFIGNLVLKASEGVASTISFFIKEYIRKSPVAITGALLMRKVFKLLKKEIDYAEIGGAPLIGIKGCAIVSHGKSNPKAIKNAIFQAIRYVNTGVNEHIEKRLEELKS
- the ribA gene encoding GTP cyclohydrolase II; this translates as MSMQPTFEKSSIANLPSKYGRFKIRVYKEGIQEHLAIFTEGFENAEAPLVRIHSECLTGDTLGSIKCDCNNQLHIALKMIAAEGGLVIYHRQEGRNIGLLNKVNAYALQDQGRNTIEANVELGFEPDQRTYDVVREIFHDFGLTRIRLLTNNPAKVSVVENLDVEIVQRIPVVIDPNPHNEGYLKVKKEQMGHLF
- a CDS encoding beta-ketoacyl-ACP synthase III, which gives rise to MYAAFRSIGAYVPSKVLTNSDLETMVDTTDEWITKRTGIKERHIAAEGETTSDMGVKAAELAIERAGIDKSTIDMVVCATISPDYFCMPSTATLITSKLGLAKVTAFDISAACTGFVYALSVAKAFIESGMKKNVLIVGAERLSAITDYTDRGTCILFGDGAGAAIISATDNKEEAIIDIHTGADGDYADLLMTPNGGSGSAHDELDREAAGCFMKMKGNETFKVAVRTLTSDVVEILRQNGIESSSIKHFVPHQANYRIIKAVGDALELSDDQVVLTVAKYGNTSGASIPMAINDIYESGRLQNGELMLLDAFGGGLTWGSALVPFAGKGK
- the rpmF gene encoding 50S ribosomal protein L32; this translates as MAVPKRRVSHTRAAKRRTHYKITLARPVKDKDGTYKLPHYVNPTTGEYK